The proteins below come from a single candidate division WOR-3 bacterium genomic window:
- a CDS encoding MiaB/RimO family radical SAM methylthiotransferase — translation MADVKVYTIGCRLNQAEGEILGAILGEQFASSEKIFVINTCAVTKTAVRKSLKIVRRINRVKSPEDKIVITGCLTEASEMERIKNFDLIITQKEKAKLITDFQLTPKNFIGKRARPLVKVADGCVNSCTFCLARVIRGPLVSFSPEKIIKEIEIISKAGCKEVVLTALNLGAYGLDLGISLTKLLRTIPDFDIRLRLSSIEPDMITRELLELFTTKRLCRHLHIPIQSGDDDVLQAMGRKYRTSDIKRIFDMIIKYLPDANIGTDIIVGFPNETEEAFLRTVKLLNELPISYLHIFPYSPRKGTFAYQLYDPISLQVKRERITILKEVSIKKRIEYRKRFLGKKLEAIVESKKLALSDNYLKITLTGNDYRVGDLIEVVLTN, via the coding sequence GTGGCAGACGTTAAAGTTTATACCATCGGTTGCCGGTTAAATCAGGCTGAGGGCGAAATTTTAGGTGCAATTTTAGGCGAACAATTTGCAAGTAGCGAAAAAATTTTTGTAATTAACACTTGCGCCGTAACTAAAACAGCCGTGCGGAAATCGTTAAAAATCGTCCGGCGCATTAACCGTGTCAAAAGTCCTGAAGACAAGATAGTTATTACTGGATGCCTTACTGAAGCCTCGGAAATGGAGCGTATCAAGAATTTTGATTTGATCATTACTCAAAAAGAAAAGGCCAAGTTAATCACAGATTTTCAGCTGACGCCAAAAAACTTTATCGGTAAGCGGGCCCGACCATTAGTAAAAGTTGCTGACGGTTGTGTAAATTCTTGTACTTTTTGCTTGGCACGGGTGATTCGGGGTCCTTTGGTTTCATTTAGTCCAGAGAAAATAATAAAAGAGATAGAAATTATTAGCAAGGCTGGGTGTAAAGAAGTGGTACTAACAGCATTAAATCTTGGTGCCTATGGGCTAGATTTAGGGATTTCGCTTACAAAATTACTAAGAACTATCCCAGATTTTGATATTAGACTTAGATTAAGTTCTATTGAACCCGATATGATTACCAGAGAACTTTTGGAACTATTTACGACCAAACGACTATGCCGGCATTTACATATTCCAATTCAATCCGGAGACGACGACGTATTACAGGCGATGGGACGAAAATATCGTACGTCAGATATTAAACGAATCTTTGATATGATTATAAAATATTTACCAGATGCTAATATTGGTACAGATATTATAGTAGGATTTCCTAATGAAACAGAAGAAGCATTTTTGCGAACTGTAAAATTATTAAATGAACTTCCGATAAGTTATCTACACATATTTCCCTATTCGCCTCGCAAAGGGACATTCGCATACCAGCTATATGACCCAATTTCGCTGCAAGTCAAAAGAGAACGGATAACAATACTTAAAGAAGTAAGTATTAAAAAACGAATAGAATACCGTAAACGATTTTTAGGCAAGAAGCTTGAGGCAATTGTGGAATCTAAAAAACTCGCACTATCTGATAATTACCTTAAAATTACCCTCACTGGTAATGATTATAGAGTAGGAGATCTAATAGAAGTTGTTTTAACAAATTGA
- a CDS encoding 30S ribosomal protein S1, with the protein MSDINQTNNLKSQKGDEYLDLYSYTFRELNPGDIVKGRIVRCLANGVIVDIGLKSEAFLPLDEFSPGEEIVEGQEISVLVEEVENKEGIPVISKRKAETKIAWKIFEEKFANKESIQAKVINKVKGGLTVEIHGFPAFLPGSQVDLKPVINFDELIGKTLEVRILNLNPQKRNIVVSRRVILEERLLEARKRVFSQVKPGDIVEATVTGIADFGVFVEIDGVPALLHISDLSWDKVVHPRELVQIGQQLKVKVLTVDYENYRITVGLKQLTPHPWEAVEAKYPIGSKVTGKVTSIVDYGAFVELEPNIEGLIHISEMSWDRSVHHPSQILKVGDIVSAVVLNIDRDNRKISLGLKQTLPDPWSMIDEKFQIGQKVEGRVVGLKNFGAFVEIEPGIVGLVRNQDLSWTKKVRHPREVLKRNQKIEAIILDIDRELRQLTLGYKQIQEDPFYTFSTEYKVGDKIKARIVDINSAGLIVSLPHQLEGFVPKSQLVRSLDEKNKKKDQEVQEEPPYQIGSEIELQITFIDYDNRKIGLSEKAVYASELKKERKKETVEEFEPEETKPRFTLEDHLGGVSILDTEPKKKKKNKK; encoded by the coding sequence ATGAGTGACATTAATCAAACCAATAATCTTAAATCCCAGAAAGGAGACGAGTATTTAGATTTATATAGTTATACTTTTCGTGAATTAAATCCCGGTGACATTGTTAAAGGACGAATTGTTCGATGTCTTGCTAATGGGGTTATTGTAGATATTGGACTTAAGTCCGAGGCTTTCTTACCGCTCGATGAATTTTCCCCAGGCGAGGAGATCGTTGAAGGCCAAGAAATTTCAGTATTGGTTGAGGAGGTGGAAAACAAAGAAGGGATCCCGGTAATTTCGAAACGTAAAGCCGAAACCAAAATCGCTTGGAAAATATTTGAGGAAAAGTTTGCCAACAAGGAAAGTATTCAGGCAAAGGTTATAAATAAAGTTAAAGGCGGTTTAACTGTGGAAATTCACGGTTTTCCAGCATTTCTTCCTGGCAGTCAAGTTGACTTAAAGCCCGTGATAAATTTTGATGAGCTTATCGGCAAAACATTAGAGGTCCGAATCTTAAACCTAAATCCTCAAAAACGGAACATTGTTGTTTCCCGCAGAGTAATTTTAGAAGAACGTCTACTGGAGGCTCGTAAACGAGTTTTTTCTCAGGTTAAACCCGGTGACATTGTTGAGGCCACAGTTACTGGTATTGCTGATTTTGGTGTTTTTGTAGAAATTGATGGTGTGCCAGCCTTACTGCATATTTCCGACTTGTCTTGGGATAAGGTAGTTCACCCCCGAGAGTTAGTGCAAATTGGCCAACAGTTAAAAGTCAAAGTGTTGACGGTTGACTACGAAAACTATCGAATTACCGTAGGGCTAAAACAACTCACCCCTCATCCTTGGGAAGCGGTCGAAGCGAAATATCCAATCGGGTCTAAAGTTACGGGCAAGGTAACTTCAATTGTTGATTACGGTGCTTTCGTAGAGCTCGAGCCAAATATTGAAGGATTGATTCATATCTCCGAAATGTCCTGGGACCGTTCGGTACACCATCCCTCCCAAATATTGAAAGTGGGCGATATTGTCTCCGCCGTAGTTTTAAATATTGATCGCGATAACCGAAAAATTTCTTTAGGACTTAAACAGACCCTACCCGATCCTTGGTCCATGATTGATGAGAAGTTTCAAATTGGCCAAAAAGTGGAAGGTCGAGTTGTAGGACTTAAAAACTTTGGGGCCTTTGTAGAAATTGAACCCGGTATTGTCGGTTTGGTTCGCAATCAAGATTTATCATGGACTAAAAAGGTTCGGCATCCCCGTGAAGTGTTAAAGCGTAACCAAAAAATTGAGGCAATTATATTAGATATCGACCGAGAATTAAGACAACTGACCTTGGGCTATAAGCAGATCCAAGAAGATCCATTTTATACATTCAGTACGGAATATAAGGTGGGCGACAAAATTAAGGCTCGAATTGTTGATATAAATAGCGCGGGACTTATTGTAAGCCTACCCCATCAGCTCGAAGGATTTGTTCCAAAGTCGCAGTTGGTTCGGAGTTTAGATGAGAAAAACAAGAAAAAAGATCAAGAAGTTCAAGAAGAACCTCCGTATCAAATTGGTAGCGAAATAGAACTTCAGATTACTTTTATTGATTACGATAACCGAAAAATTGGGTTATCAGAAAAAGCGGTATATGCTAGTGAGCTTAAAAAAGAACGGAAAAAAGAAACTGTAGAAGAATTCGAACCCGAAGAAACCAAGCCTCGCTTTACCTTAGAAGACCATCTCGGAGGAGTCTCGATTTTAGATACAGAACCCAAGAAAAAGAAGAAAAATAAAAAATAA